The Thalassotalea nanhaiensis genome has a window encoding:
- the purU gene encoding formyltetrahydrofolate deformylase encodes MSAQAAEYNKYILTLKCPDRLGLMAQFSTALFENGAYVTKVTHFGDPETCIYNSRIEFDDREMTEGIETFKIKFDALAQELNMEYKLRSADYRPKVLLAVSKYDHCLNVLLTKWKGGVLPIDIVGVFSNHPDCKDFVEFYGLPFYHFPITKETKPQQETQILELMEKESVDLLVLARYMQILSDDLCTKLDGKAINIHHSFLPGFKGAKPYQQAYDRGVKLIGATAHYVTADLDEGPIIVQEVKHVDHATSVQDMIEIGHDSEATALARAVRLHVEDRIILNGERTIIL; translated from the coding sequence ATGTCGGCTCAAGCTGCAGAATATAACAAGTACATTCTTACTCTTAAATGCCCAGACCGATTAGGTTTGATGGCCCAATTCTCAACAGCATTATTTGAAAATGGTGCTTATGTAACTAAGGTTACTCATTTTGGCGATCCTGAAACGTGCATTTACAACTCTCGTATAGAGTTTGACGATCGTGAAATGACTGAAGGTATTGAAACGTTCAAAATTAAATTTGATGCTTTAGCGCAAGAGTTAAACATGGAATATAAACTGCGCAGCGCAGACTACCGTCCAAAAGTATTATTAGCTGTAAGTAAGTACGACCATTGTTTAAACGTATTATTAACCAAGTGGAAAGGTGGTGTTTTACCAATAGACATTGTTGGTGTATTTTCTAATCACCCAGATTGTAAAGACTTTGTTGAATTTTACGGGTTACCTTTTTATCACTTCCCAATTACTAAAGAAACCAAGCCACAACAAGAAACACAAATTCTTGAATTGATGGAAAAAGAAAGTGTCGATTTATTAGTACTTGCCCGTTACATGCAAATTTTATCTGATGACTTATGTACAAAACTTGACGGCAAAGCGATCAATATTCATCACTCGTTCTTACCGGGTTTTAAAGGCGCTAAGCCGTATCAACAAGCCTATGATCGTGGCGTTAAATTAATCGGTGCCACAGCGCATTACGTAACTGCTGATCTGGATGAAGGTCCAATTATTGTGCAAGAAGTTAAGCATGTCGATCACGCAACGTCAGTGCAAGACATGATTGAAATTGGCCATGACTCAGAGGCTACAGCCCTAGCTCGTGCGGTTCGTTTACATGTTGAAGACCGTATCATACTTAACGGCGAAAGAACCATTATCCTATAA
- a CDS encoding AMP-binding protein has translation MKLSQSYMTGEGTGQLLYETIGNCFDRIAKQYPDNEALVVRYQNIRWTYSELKKEVDKLATGLLALGIEPGDRVGIWGPNSYEWVLTQLATAKIGALMVCINPAYRLYELEYALNKVECKAIISAESFKTSEYLVMLQELAPELNTCKPGHLKAEKLPHLTTVIRMGVEQTPGMYNFGNVCGMGSEQGKLRLAELAVELQPDDAINIQFTSGTTGNPKGATLSHNNILNNGYNTANGMQFTPEDRLCIPVPLYHCFGMVLGVLCCVTTGATMVFPAQAFDSRSTLEAVHKEKCTALHGVPTMFVMELDHPDFSDYDVSSLRTGVIAGAPCPEELMNNIISKLHMESVVIGYGQTEVSPINHMTLPNDTLENRTQTVGRAIPYVEIKLVDESGHVVAIGEQGEICTRGYSVMSHYWNDEEKTKDTIKNGWLYSGDLGTMDEHGYVRITGRIKDMVIRGGENIYPREIEEFLYTHPQISEVQVFGVVDEKMGEEVCAWIQLKEGETTTEEDIREFCKGQITHFKIPRYIRFVDEYPMTVTGKIRKIDMREQMAKELYG, from the coding sequence ATGAAATTAAGCCAAAGTTATATGACTGGTGAAGGTACTGGTCAATTATTATATGAAACAATCGGCAATTGTTTTGATCGTATTGCTAAACAATACCCTGACAATGAAGCTCTTGTTGTTCGTTATCAAAACATTCGCTGGACCTATAGTGAACTCAAAAAAGAAGTCGATAAATTAGCAACCGGTTTACTTGCCCTAGGCATAGAGCCTGGCGATCGTGTTGGTATTTGGGGACCAAACAGCTATGAGTGGGTATTAACCCAGCTTGCTACAGCTAAAATCGGCGCACTTATGGTATGTATTAACCCTGCATATCGTTTATATGAACTGGAATACGCGCTAAACAAAGTTGAGTGTAAAGCAATCATCAGCGCCGAAAGCTTTAAAACTAGTGAATACTTGGTAATGTTGCAAGAGCTTGCGCCTGAGCTAAACACTTGTAAACCTGGACATTTGAAAGCAGAGAAGCTACCTCATTTAACCACAGTGATCCGTATGGGTGTAGAGCAAACACCAGGCATGTACAACTTTGGTAACGTCTGTGGCATGGGTAGCGAACAAGGCAAACTACGTCTTGCTGAATTAGCGGTTGAACTACAACCTGATGATGCCATTAATATTCAATTCACCTCAGGTACAACGGGTAATCCCAAAGGTGCAACATTAAGCCATAACAATATTTTAAATAATGGTTATAACACGGCTAATGGTATGCAATTTACCCCTGAAGACAGGTTATGTATACCTGTGCCTTTGTATCATTGTTTTGGTATGGTATTGGGTGTTTTATGTTGTGTAACTACTGGTGCAACTATGGTATTCCCTGCACAAGCATTTGATTCTCGCTCAACATTAGAAGCCGTGCATAAAGAAAAATGTACTGCTCTGCATGGCGTACCTACCATGTTTGTAATGGAACTCGACCATCCAGATTTTAGCGATTATGATGTTAGCTCCCTTCGTACAGGAGTTATCGCAGGCGCACCATGCCCAGAAGAATTGATGAATAACATTATTAGCAAATTGCATATGGAAAGTGTTGTTATTGGTTATGGTCAAACTGAGGTTAGCCCTATTAACCATATGACATTGCCTAACGATACTTTAGAAAATCGCACTCAAACAGTTGGTCGTGCTATTCCTTATGTAGAAATAAAACTTGTTGATGAGTCTGGTCACGTGGTCGCCATTGGTGAGCAAGGTGAAATTTGTACTCGTGGTTACTCGGTAATGTCGCATTACTGGAACGACGAAGAGAAGACTAAAGATACCATTAAAAACGGTTGGTTATACTCAGGTGATTTAGGCACCATGGACGAGCATGGCTATGTACGTATTACCGGTCGTATTAAAGACATGGTAATTCGCGGTGGCGAAAACATTTACCCACGTGAAATTGAAGAATTTTTATATACCCACCCACAAATTTCAGAAGTACAAGTATTTGGTGTAGTTGATGAAAAAATGGGTGAAGAAGTTTGTGCCTGGATTCAACTTAAAGAAGGTGAAACAACAACAGAAGAGGATATTAGAGAATTTTGTAAGGGCCAAATTACCCATTTTAAAATTCCACGTTACATCCGCTTTGTTGATGAATACCCAATGACAGTTACCGGTAAAATTCGCAAAATAGACATGCGCGAACAAATGGCAAAAGAGTTATACGGTTAA
- a CDS encoding AraC family transcriptional regulator: MGKTLHLIDSAIAMPIIRYLQSINAPVVKLMEQADLPLSLLENKQQKIPTFPWWKLMQLAYDETGDKALGFNLDEQQKLEVLTPILANIQSESSSVYDALVNFIDLRNKVSSHGQFWLNKQSKGAWFIRGRSEFDPQYGVVPMEQVVFANMLRLVRSFISKGWAPKLITLVQEDKHKVFVQYYPGAMISDSNLFTGFYIPDAILGELSAELADKQGSTHSNEILPETFTDTLYQALLPYRRVKLPELKEVPEKIGLSLRQIQRRLAKEGTCYKEVIQRIRYDIAKEWLLNPDYKIIDISNSLGYSSSGHFTRAFSRWAGITPGKYRKRELAKRQDE; the protein is encoded by the coding sequence TATCAATGCCCCTGTAGTTAAATTAATGGAGCAGGCGGATTTACCCTTATCGTTACTGGAAAATAAGCAGCAAAAAATCCCTACATTTCCCTGGTGGAAGTTGATGCAGTTAGCTTATGACGAAACAGGAGATAAGGCTTTAGGGTTTAATCTTGATGAGCAACAAAAGCTTGAGGTACTTACGCCGATACTAGCCAATATTCAATCAGAATCAAGTAGTGTTTATGATGCATTGGTAAACTTTATTGATTTGCGGAATAAAGTTTCATCACACGGACAGTTTTGGCTAAATAAACAATCCAAAGGTGCCTGGTTTATCCGTGGTCGTAGTGAATTTGACCCGCAATACGGTGTTGTCCCAATGGAGCAAGTAGTATTTGCCAATATGCTGCGTTTAGTACGAAGCTTTATTAGTAAGGGGTGGGCACCTAAGTTAATCACCTTAGTACAAGAGGACAAACATAAAGTATTTGTACAATATTACCCAGGGGCAATGATATCAGATAGTAACTTATTTACTGGCTTCTATATTCCTGATGCAATTTTAGGGGAATTGAGTGCTGAACTTGCTGATAAACAAGGCAGTACCCACAGTAATGAAATATTACCGGAAACCTTTACCGATACCTTATATCAGGCACTTTTACCTTATAGGCGAGTAAAATTACCTGAGCTTAAAGAAGTGCCCGAGAAAATTGGCTTGTCGCTAAGACAAATACAACGTCGTTTGGCGAAAGAGGGGACTTGTTATAAAGAGGTGATTCAACGCATTCGTTATGACATTGCTAAAGAGTGGTTATTAAACCCTGATTATAAGATCATCGATATTTCTAATTCGCTCGGTTACAGCTCAAGCGGCCACTTTACCCGCGCGTTCAGTCGTTGGGCAGGTATCACACCTGGCAAGTATCGCAAACGAGAGTTGGCGAAACGACAAGATGAGTAA